GTGTCCATTCACCCCGGTATAAATGGAAGCGGGAGAGGAGGGCATTGGCAGCTCCTTTGGTGGCGCGCCCGCGGGTGAAGACCGGTGCATCGAAATTGTTCAGCAGGTCAGGCAGCGCTTCTTCGAGATCTTTCTGTATCTGTGCATGTACCTGTTGAACGGTAGACCTGCCGGGGAATTCCACGGTGCCGGTAAAATCGTTCAGTATCAGCGGTACGCCAAGATTGCTGCCCTGGGATACCTGGTAGGGCTGTGCAAACTGGTTCACCAGCTGGAAGTACACGTACGCCCGCACGAACTTGGCTTCGGCAATGTATTGCGCTTTTTCCTGGTCAGTAAAGGTTGCGTCCGATACACCGGGTACGCGGGCTATCACCTTGTTGGCCGCCAGGATCACCTCATAGCTGAACCGCCAGATATCGCGGGTGCTGGAGTTGTCGGACGTGCCTTCGAAGTTGTTGAGCTGCTGCAGTGTAGGGAAGGAGCCGCGGAATTCCACATTGTCGGCCATGTAGTCATCGATCACCTGGGGAAGCGCACCAAATACCTCCAGCATTTGGGAGCGGCTGTAAACACCCAGCAAAGCACTGAGCGTAGTGGATTTTGATGAAAACGTTTCATCTTCGGATAAGGACTGTTCCGGTTGCAGGTCCAGCCTGTTCTTGCAGGAGGTGCCCAGCACGGAGAGCAGCAGAAGCATTGTGAGTGTTTTATATATCGCGTTCATATGGATACAATTTTATGGGTCATTAAAAAGTAAGGTTAACGCCTACCGTGATCGTCTTGGGCTGTGGCAACGCGAAGAATGATTCGCCCACTACCTGGTTGCTGCCGCCATTGGCAGATACTTCAGGGTCTGCACCTTTGAAGTCTTTATTCTTGATGGTCCATATGTTCTGCGCCAGTGCATATATTCTTGCATTGGTCAGCACTTTGGTGCCGGACAGCAGGTTCTTTGGCAGATTGTAGCCGAGCGTCAGCATTTTCAGGCGCAGGTATGAACCGTCCTGCAGCTGTAATGTGGACAATCTGCTGAAAGTACCGGTCGTGGTGCTGGTCAATGCCGGCGCATAGGAATTGTCTCCCGGATTCTTCCAGTAGTCCAGCAGGTCGGAACTTTTGTTAAGCCCGTTGTTGGCCATGTTCCCGGTAAAGCGCAAGCCATCCAGCAACACCTTGTTGCCGTACATGAAGTTGAAATTGATGCCGAGATCAAAACCTTTATAGGTAACGGTATTGTTGAAACCGCCGTAGAATTTCGGATCGGCATTGCCCACGATCACCCGGTCCGCATTGGTGGGGGAGGTTGTAGGTTTTCCATCCCTGTCCAGCCATTCGGCATTTCCTGTTTCCGGGTTGATGCCATGGAAACGGATCAGGTAAAAACTGTTGAGGGAGTGGCCGAGAACAGCTCTTTGCGCATTGGAGGCTGCAATCACATAAGGCCTGCCATATTCATCTTTCGTATCTTCCGGCAGTGCGAGCATTTTGTTCTTCACAAAGCTGATGTTCAGGCCGGTGCTCCATTCGAAATCTTTCTTCCGGATGTTCACCGTATTCAGGCCGATCTCGATGCCCTTGTTTTCCATCTTGCCCACATTCTGCTTGATGATGGAAAAGCCCGTGGTATAAGGAATGGGAATATCCACCAGCAGGCCCGGGTCATGCGTTTTTTTATGATAGTAGGTCACATCAAGTTTGATCCTGTTGTCTACGAACACAGAGGAAAGGCTTACATCAAACTGCGCCGTTTCTTCCCAGGATAGTGCGGGGTTGGGTGTTTGTGTAGGCCTCAAACCTGCGGCCCCGCCGTAGTCCGCATCCGTTCCACCGCCGTAAAGGCCGGGATAAGGGAAGTTGCTTACCTCGTTGTTGCCCGAAGTACCGTAACTGGCCGTCAGTTTCAGGAAATTGAGCCATGAGCTGTTATTCAGGAAAGACTCTTCTGTCAATATCCATCCGCCGGACACCGCCCAGAAGCTGCCATACCTTTTGGATTCATCAAACCTGGATGAACCGTCGCTCCGGAAAGTACCTTCCAGCAGGTATTTATCGCGGAAGCGGTAGTTACCGCGGAGAATGTAGGATTCCAGCGCCCATTCCGTACCCTCTGAACTGGTGATGGTGGGAGTGGAAGCGGAAATTACGTTAACCAGTTTGTCACTGGCAAAACCAGCGCCCTCTACCGTAATATCCTCAAACCTCGAGGTCTCGAAGCTGTGAGCCGCGAAAGCACTGATCGCATGATCGTTATTGATAACCTTGTCGTAATTCAGTGAGTTGGTGGTCATCCATTTGAAATCCTGTATGATAACCCTGGACCCGATACCACCCGGCGTGAAGAGGTCAACCTCTCTGTATTTTTCTTCCGCCTGTACCCGGTCGATGCCCCAGTCCGTCTTGAATTTAAGGTTGTCGAAAAGGCGGAACTCCGCATAGGCGTTACCGGTAGAACGGGTCGTGTAGAATTTGTTCAGATTCAGCGCTTCCAGCCCCAGTACGTTCTGTACAAAGCCGGTATTGACATACTGTCCGTTATCGTCGAACGGCTGAACGAAGGGTAACTGCAGGAAAGACGAGGTGAGCGGTGCATAGGTACTGTTTTCTGCGCCGATCCTGTCCATATCCGCATAAGATGTATTAAAGTTTACCCCGAATTTCACCCTTCCGCTGATGTTATGTTCCAGGTTGAGACGGCCGGAAAGCTTTTTCAGGTCATTGCCAATGGTAAAGCCGCTTTCTTTGGAATAAGCGCCGCCAAAATAGAATTTGGTCTTTTCATTTCCGCCTGCGGCAGAAAGGGAATAATTGTTAACGCGGCCGGTGCGGGTTACCGCATCTACCCAGTCAAATTCTCCATCGGGGAAAGTTTCGGCAGGCAGCCCTTTTGCTGCATTAAAGTCGTTCACATAGGT
This genomic stretch from Chitinophaga sp. XS-30 harbors:
- a CDS encoding RagB/SusD family nutrient uptake outer membrane protein codes for the protein MNAIYKTLTMLLLLSVLGTSCKNRLDLQPEQSLSEDETFSSKSTTLSALLGVYSRSQMLEVFGALPQVIDDYMADNVEFRGSFPTLQQLNNFEGTSDNSSTRDIWRFSYEVILAANKVIARVPGVSDATFTDQEKAQYIAEAKFVRAYVYFQLVNQFAQPYQVSQGSNLGVPLILNDFTGTVEFPGRSTVQQVHAQIQKDLEEALPDLLNNFDAPVFTRGRATKGAANALLSRFHLYRGEWTQAADYADDVLDNTALYTLAPNYDFYDGNTPEDIFSIQMSATDNSRTGSGGWSSYYRPTNASGRGDCPFSANLIAAFEAEPGDERFALSDMGTAVGAVQRRFTLKFPDASTNADNSPLIRVTEMYLNKAEALAQRDGINLTSIGLINDLRGRANLGDWTLLTFATKQAFIDGILNERRKELCFEGHRRMDLLRNGKPLRTTGAGAGISDPGDDFVILPIPQREIDVNTGLQGQQNSGYE
- a CDS encoding TonB-dependent receptor — encoded protein: MKKALLVGLLLACCATITYAQGRRITGRVTEAGTGDPLAGVTIQLKGTSSGTVTGTDGTYGLTATNDAVLIFSFLGYVTREETVGQRSSINIILAVDEAKLSEVVVVGYGEQTQRYKTQNVSVVGEENIKNVPAVSPQQLLQGQAAGVQMTNSSGLLGSAAQIRIRGASSITAGGQPLFVVDGVPLNEGLYSTGQGGAARLNPLLNINPNDIETMTVLKDAAAVAIYGSRGANGVVLITTKRGSANQKTRVNFDYYTGWSKPTGLIPMMDAEQYKTYVNDFNAAKGLPAETFPDGEFDWVDAVTRTGRVNNYSLSAAGGNEKTKFYFGGAYSKESGFTIGNDLKKLSGRLNLEHNISGRVKFGVNFNTSYADMDRIGAENSTYAPLTSSFLQLPFVQPFDDNGQYVNTGFVQNVLGLEALNLNKFYTTRSTGNAYAEFRLFDNLKFKTDWGIDRVQAEEKYREVDLFTPGGIGSRVIIQDFKWMTTNSLNYDKVINNDHAISAFAAHSFETSRFEDITVEGAGFASDKLVNVISASTPTITSSEGTEWALESYILRGNYRFRDKYLLEGTFRSDGSSRFDESKRYGSFWAVSGGWILTEESFLNNSSWLNFLKLTASYGTSGNNEVSNFPYPGLYGGGTDADYGGAAGLRPTQTPNPALSWEETAQFDVSLSSVFVDNRIKLDVTYYHKKTHDPGLLVDIPIPYTTGFSIIKQNVGKMENKGIEIGLNTVNIRKKDFEWSTGLNISFVKNKMLALPEDTKDEYGRPYVIAASNAQRAVLGHSLNSFYLIRFHGINPETGNAEWLDRDGKPTTSPTNADRVIVGNADPKFYGGFNNTVTYKGFDLGINFNFMYGNKVLLDGLRFTGNMANNGLNKSSDLLDYWKNPGDNSYAPALTSTTTGTFSRLSTLQLQDGSYLRLKMLTLGYNLPKNLLSGTKVLTNARIYALAQNIWTIKNKDFKGADPEVSANGGSNQVVGESFFALPQPKTITVGVNLTF